The Prinia subflava isolate CZ2003 ecotype Zambia chromosome 21, Cam_Psub_1.2, whole genome shotgun sequence genome window below encodes:
- the CLDN19 gene encoding claudin-19, which produces MGGGARELAGYLAALAGWMAALAAAVLPHWRQSSYAGDAIITAVGLHEGLWMSCAAQSTGQVQCRLHDSLLSLEVHIQTSRALMVISLLLGFFGIIVSVVGMKCTKVGEEDPVTKSRIAVAGGVLFVLSGLCTLAAVSLYATQVTYEFFRESTIPINARYEFGSALIVGWGAASLSLLGGSLLCCSWPAKERRGQQYHRQSQPSTAREYV; this is translated from the exons atGGGCGGCGGGGCTCGGGAGCTGGCCGGGTACCTGGCGGCGCTGGCCGGCTGGATGGCGGCTCTGGCGGCCGCCGTGCTGCCGCACTGGCGGCAGAGTTCCTACGCCGGGGACGCCATCATCACGGCCGTGGGGCTCCACGAGGGGCTGTGGATGAGCTGCGCCGCGCAGAGCACCGGGCAGGTCCAGTGCCGCCTGCACGACTCGCTGCTCTCCCTCGAAG TTCACATCCAGACATCCCGGGCTCTCATGGTCATTTCTCTCCTCCTGGGCTTCTTTGGCATCATCGTGAGCGTGGTGGGCATGAAATGCACTAAGGTTGGGGAGGAGGATCCTGTCACCAAGAGCCGCATTGCTGTTGCTGGAGGTGTCCTCTTCGTTCTCTCTG GTCTGTGCACACTGGCTGCCGTGTCCTTGTATGCAACACAGGTGACCTATGAGTTCTTCAGGGAGAGCACCATCCCCATCAACGCTAG GTACGAGTTTGGCTCTGCTCTCATCGTGGGCTGGGGGGCCGCCAGCCTCTCCCTGTTGGGGgggtccctgctgtgctgctcctggcctgCCAAGGAGCGCCGAGGACAGCAGTACCACCGGCAGTCCCAGCCCTCCACGGCCCGGGAGTACGTCtga
- the P3H1 gene encoding prolyl 3-hydroxylase 1, giving the protein MALLPLLLLLWRLPLLARAATPPEPVPVPTLAPGDPPLPAQSPDALFAAGAEAYARGDWPTVVLQMERALRARAAVRSRLVRCRLRCANATAGPPEGTESQPDPVLRDLWYFRALLRRAACLRDCGPAAPSRYRVGEELDREFARRSPYNYLQVAYFKMNRPAQAAAAAHTFFVANPAHQEMKQNLEYYQAMVGVHEDDFTDLEAKPHLREFQLGVRFYTEEQPAAAILHLEKALQEYFVADAECRALCEGPYDYEGYNYLEYNADLFQAITDHSMQVLSCKQGCVTELASQPGQEKPLEDFLPSHFNYLQFAYYNNGNYEKAIECAKTYLLFFPRDEVMNQNLAYYTAVLGEKLARPIQPREEIQMYHQQSLMEKELLFFSYDVFGIPFVDPDTWTPEEVIPKRLREKQKVERETAARISEEIGNLMKEIETLVEEKAKESADMSKFIREGGPLVYEGASVTMNSKALNGSQRVVVDGVLSAEECRALQRLTNAAASAGDGYRGKTSPHTPSETFYGVTVLKALKLGQEGKVPLHSAYLYYNVTEKVRHMMESYFRLEVPLHFSYSHLVCRTAIDEKQEGRTDNSHEVHVDNCILNAEARVCVKEPPAYTFRDYSAILYLNGDFEGGAFYFTELDAKTQTAEVQPQCGRAVGFSSGSENPHGVKAVTKGQRCAIALWFTLDPRHSERERVQADDLVKMLFSMEEGDLEPEPEKESPAAAVVGKDEL; this is encoded by the exons AtggcgctgctgccgctgctgctgctgctgtggcgGCTGCCGCTGCTGGCGCGGGCGGCCACGCCACCGGAGCCGGTCCCGGTGCCGACCCTTGCACCGGGAGACCCGCCGTTGCCCGCGCAGTCCCCGGACGCGCTGTTCGCCGCCGGTGCCGAGGCGTACGCGCGGGGGGACTGGCCCACCGTGGTGCTGCAGATGGAGCGGGCGCTGCGGGCGCGGGCCGCCGTGCGCTCCCGCCTGGTGCGGTGCCGCCTGCGCTGCGCCAACGCCACAGCGGGGCCGCCCGAGGGCACCGAGTCCCAACCCGACCCGGTGCTCCGGGACTTGTGGTACTTTCGGGCGCTGCTTCGCCGCGCCGCCTGCCTGCGGGACTGCGGGCCCGCCGCGCCCTCCCGGTACCGTGTGGGCGAGGAGCTGGACCGGGAGTTCGCCCGGCGCAGCCCCTACAACTATCTCCAGGTCGCCTATTTCAAG ATGAACCGGCCAGCgcaggcggcggcggccgctcACACCTTCTTCGTGGCCAACCCCGCGCACCAAGAGATGAAGCAGAACCTGGAGTACTACCAGGCCATGGTGGGAGTCCACGAGGATGACTTCACCGACCTGGAGGCCAAACCCCACCTG CGCGAGTTTCAGCTGGGTGTGCGGTTTTACACGGAGGAGCAGCCAGCTGCTGCCATCCTGCACCTGGAGAAGGCGCTGCAGGAGTATTTTGTGGCAGACGCCGAGTGCCGCGCTCTGTGCGAGGGACCCTACGACTACGAGGGCTACAACTACCTGGAGTACAACGCAGACCTGTTCCAGGCCATCACAG aTCACTCGATGCAGGTGCTGAGCTGcaagcagggctgtgtcacagagCTGGCCTCACAGCCTGGCCAGGAGAAGCCTCTGGAGGATTTCCTGCCCTCACACTTCAACTACCTGCAGTTTGCCTACTACAACA ATGGGAATTATGAAAAAGCCATTGAATGTGCCAAAACCTACCTGCTCTTCTTCCCACGTGATGAGGTGATGAACCAAAATTTGGCTTATTacactgctgtcctgggggAAAAGCTGGCCAGACCCATCCAACCACGAGAG GAGATCCAGATGTATCACCAGCAGAGTCTGATGGAGAAGGAGCTGCTCTTCTTCAGCTACGACGTCTTTGGCATCCCTTTTGTGGACCCG GACACATGGACACCTGAAGAGGTGATACCAAAAAGACTGCGAGAGAAACAGAA GGTGGAGCGGGAGACAGCGGCACGCATCTCCGAGGAAATCGGCAACCTCATGAAGGAGATCGAGACCCTGGTGGAGGAGAAGGCCAAAGAGTCCGCGGACATGAGCAAGTTCATCCGAGAAG GTGGCCCTCTGGTGTACGAAGGAGCCAGTGTTACCATGAACTCCAAGGCCCTGAATGGCTCCCAGCGTGTCGTGGTGGATGGAGTCCTTTCTGCCGAGGAGTGCCGAGCACTGCAGAGACTCACTAAC GCAGCTGCCTCGGCTGGAGATGGCTATCGGGGAAAGACCTCTCCTCACACTCCCAGCGAGACCTTCTACGGCGTGACTGTCCTCAAGGCCCTCAAG CTGGGCCAGGAGGGCAAGGTGCCCCTGCACAGCGCCTACTTGTACTACAACGTGACAGAGAAGGTGAGGCACATGATGGAGTCCTACTTCCGCCTGGAGGTCCCGCTCCACTTCTCCTACTCCCACCTGGTGTGCCGCACGGCCATCGATG AGAAGCAAGAAGGTCGGACTGACAACAGCCATGAGGTGCATGTGGACAACTGCATTCTCAATGCAGAGGCACGGGTGTGTGTGAAGGAACCCCCAGCCTACACTTTCCGGGATTACAG TGCAATCCTCTACCTCAATGGGGACTTTGAAGGAGGAGCTTTCTACTTCACCGAGCTGGATGCCAAGACTCAGACC GCGGAGGTCCAGCCGCAGTGTGGCCGTGCCGTGGGCTTCTCCTCGGGCTCAGAGAACCCCCACGGGGTGAAGGCTGTGACCAAGGGTCAGCGCTGCGCCATCGCCCTCTGGTTCACCCTGGACCCCCGGCACAGCGAGCGG GAGCGCGTGCAGGCAGATGACCTGGTGAAGATGCTTTTCAGCATGGAAGAGGGGGATTTGGAGCCAGAGCCGGAGAAGGAatcaccagctgctgctgtggtggggaAGGATGAGTTGTGA
- the C21H1orf50 gene encoding uncharacterized protein C1orf50 homolog, whose translation MAEGGAEPGDGGPGPGPGLALVEGSAGRAGRVGDPGDLVALARQVQQADNFVRANACSKLTVIAEQIRHLQEQARKVLDEANRDADLNHVACNLVKKPGNIYYLYRRESGQRYFSILSPKEWGTSPHEFLGAYKLQHDMSWTPFEDIERRDAEMAVLEKLLSRQAALPPGTEPNFQGLTTAHK comes from the exons ATGGCGGAGGGCGGCGCGGAGCCGGGGGAtggcggccccggccccggccccgggctgGCGCTGGTCGAGGGCAGCGCCGGCCGCGCCGGCCGCGTCGGGGATCCCGGGGACCTAGTGGCCCTGGCCCGACAGGTGCAGCAG GCCGATAACTTTGTCCGAGCAAACGCCTGCAGCAAGCTGACAGTGATTGCAGAGCAGATCCGGcacctgcaggagcaggcacGGAAG GTCTTGGATGAAGCTAACAGGGATGCTGATCTGAATCACGTGGCCTGCAACCTTGTGAAGAAGCCAGGAAATATTTACTATTTGTACAGGCGGGAGAGTGGGCAACGATACTTCTCCATCCTGTCTCCTAAG GAATGGGGTACCAGCCCTCATGAATTTCTTGGTGCCTATAAGCTCCAGCACGACATGTCCTGGACTCCGTTTGAGGACATAGAGAGAAGAGATGCTGAAATGGCTgtcctggagaagctgctgagccggcaggcagcgctgcccccaGGCACAGAGCCCAACTTCCAGGGCCTGACCACGGCACACAAGTGA